The sequence CAAGAGAAATGATTTCTTGGATAACTGGATTATTGTTGAAAAAACCGACCAAGGTTCAGGTAATGGATATGATGATGTACGGGATGAATATCTTCGAGCGTACACAGAAATGGAAAAACACACCGAATCTTTCATTTTTGATTAGGGACTAAACCACAAGAGTCTTTTCTATAACTCTACGGACTTGACCCGAGGCATCTATTCTGGAAGTTGCTGCTGCTGATATTCGCAAAAGATTGGAGAAGTCCTACGCATTGGTTGTGCGCAAAACCAAACAAGAGTGGACACTCCGTGTGGAGATATTCTCAGATGTTCTCAGAGATAGGCAGCTTGCTTCTTTTGCGGGGCGAATGGAATTTGGGCGTAAGAGTTCAGGGCTTCTCGAAATAAGGAAATCTTGGTTTGTGAAGTATAACAAGCCCGTCTATATTCGCCCTAAGAATTTTCGGGATATACTTCGAAAGGCTGAACATCTCATCATTCCGCGGCAACAGCAACCTTCGTTTACTTCTGAGCTTAAGAGCTACCTTGAGCGGATACAGGCACCAGATCCAAAAATCGTTCCAGTTTGCGTGAACTGTCTGCGTGAAAAGCGGCTTACAATTCTTTCACGAAGAAACGCCGTAAAGACCGCATCTGAACAAGTCATGTGTCTTGCATGTGCGGGGAAGGAATTGAAAATCGATATCAGCAGCCTTGGTATTAATCTTTCGAAGCGGATGGAGCAATACCTTCTGAATCGGCTTGCTAAGACGAAATCTGTGCCGGATATTGTCAAAATGATTTCCCCAGGCTTTGATCCTGCCAGCGATCCGAGCTTGACCAAGGTTGACGAGCTTGAAGCTGGTGAGGCGATTGAGGGTAGAGCAGTCGAGAAGTTACCGATTCCAGGCAAACTGAAAGGAGTATTGAAGAAGGAAGGCCTAACCAAGCTTCTCCCAGTCCAAGAAATCGCAGTACAAGGCGGATTGTTTGACAATGAGGATATGATGATTGTATCTTCGACGTCATCAGGTAAGACCCTGATTGGAGAGCTCGCAGGTATTCCCAAGGCTCTAGCGGGAAAAAAGATGCTTTACCTTTCACCTCTTGTGGCATTAACTAATGAAAAGTACGAACGCTTCAAGCGAAGATATCGTCAACTTGGACTGCGTGTTGGTATTCGCGTAGGAATGTCTAGGATCGAAGTCGGGGATGAAGGAAAGGTCATAGTTGATACTGATGTTGCAAAAGCTGACGTCATTTCAGCAACCTACGAGGCACTCGATTTAGTTCTTCGTTCCGGAAACGCTGATGAACTGGGCGACATTGGCACGATTATCATCGACGAGATACAGAATCTTGCAGAACAAGAACGCGGACCTGAATTGGACGGGCTTTTGAACCGTCTCGAAATGTACGCGCCCAATGCACAGAAACTGGCTCTTTCCGCAACTGTAGGGGCTCCTTCTAACCTTGCAGATGAACTTAGACTTAAGCTGGTGGAATATACTGGAAGGCCTGTTCCCCTGGAACGCCACCTTGTATTTGCTACAGATGACAAAGACAAATGGAGAATCGTGAGGCGTCTTGTTAGCGCCGAGTTTCGCACAACAAGCAGTGCCGGTAAGAAAGGACAATCCATCGTATTCACCTTTTCACGGAAACGATGCCATAGAATATCCGACTGGCTCAACGAACATGGCGTTTCGTCTGCGGTTTATCATGGTGGGCTTTCCTATTACGAACGGCGCAAAATTGAGAAATCCTATAGCCAACAGAGGTATGCCTGCGTTGTAACAACAGCCGCTCTTGGGGCGGGAGTTGACCTACCTGCTTCTCAAGTGATTTTCGAATCCTTGGCCATGGGAGCTAAGTGGTTATCAACAGCTGATTTTGAACAAATGTTGGGACGGGCGGGTAGACTCGGCAAACATGACCGAGGGAAGGTCTATCTCGTAGTTCAGCCAGAACGGAAGTATCATGGTGGGCAAGATCTAACAGAGGATGAAATCGCCTCGGATGTTCTCCGTGGAGAAATAGAGGAAGTTGAGCCATTCGCTAACATGGAACGAAGTGCTGAACAAATCCTCGCAACCATTTGTGCCGCGGAAGGGATGGAGTTGAAGGCTACAGCAAGGCATTACAGTCAGCTTCTCTCGGCATCAGTACCTCCTTCTGATGCGCTCAAACATCTGGTAAAGAGACGAATGATCCATGTTCGTGACGGAAAAGCAATCCCGACAGACCTGGGATTGGCAACGTCTGTGTCGTTCCTGACCCCCAGTGAAGGTATGGATGTTCTAAGGAAGTCAGAACGGATGGACCCGTTGGAAATAGCCGTGATGCTAGATCCATTCGAAAATGTCTATTTCAGCAAGAAGGTGCAGAAGGAGATTAACTCGGCGTTCAGAACCCACATGCCCACTCGCTTTTTCTCGGGTGTCTTTCTGGACATAAGCGATGTTGGAGCTGAACATGGCGGCGCAAGTCGTCTATCGCGATGGATGTTTGAACTCTTCGGGCGATGGACTAGAGAATTTTTCAAATGTAAATGTCCAGATGCTCCAGAATGTGGCCACCCTAAGATAGAATTCGGGAAGTGGGTCGTGGAAAAGAGAAAGCAGGGCCTTAATCCGTCGGACATAACGCGAAAGCTTCTCAAAGAATATGAATTGTGGGTCTACCCCGGCGATATGCTTTCTTGGCTAGACACCGTCATTCATAATCTCCAAGCCGTACAGCGCATATCCAAGGTGGCTGGTAAGACGGACTTGGAATCCGCCATAGACGACCAAATCGCCAGGATAGAGAAACCGCTGGAAGATAAAGACAAGTAACCCTTTACGGGTTAGCTATCTTACTGCGGTTTCCCGATTCAAAGGATACTCTGATGTTTTCCATATCGTCTTCGCTCATACTGTCTATGTTCACGTCAAGCCAGCGATGCAACTGTTTGCGAAGTTCTTCTTTTGGAGAGAGGTTTTCCATAGCATCAGTTACGTCTTGCGATACTAACTGAAAATGGGTGCTTCCACAACTACATGCTCCATCTAGCACCATATCGATATCTGTGCTTGTTCTTCCGCAGTTACGGCATTTGAAAATCATTGCAAATCATCTACTGTCTTCACCCTCTTCTTGTGTCTATAGGGATTGGTAACGCGACCGTAATACTCGGTGGGTATTGGAAGTCAGGGCATCATTAACAGTTTTTTAAGAATTTCAGATAGCGGGGCTAGATTTATTTGAATGCAGAAAGTGGTCCTAGATGGGGGCTTAGTATAATGCCCAAGTCCTGTTCACTTTGCAGCACAAAAGGGAGTCTTAGATGCGATCGCTGTGGTAATGAGTTCTGTATTGATCATGCGGTAAAATGCCGTTCATGTGGCATGATTATTTGCATTAGAGGGCTCCGCTTCAGAACCAGTTGTCCTACGTGCGGTGAGTCTTTGGATATCTGTCCAGAGTGTCTAATAAATGGCAAAATCGTTCGAACCATTTCTGGAACCAATGTGTGTGCTGAATGTGGCTGGAATGGGGGAGGATCAGAGCATTATCAGCAGATAGAACAGAATGACACAGACAAATAAGATTACCACTATTATTTTGCCTTTTTCTCCAAAACCCCAAACAATTGGAATGGGTCCCAGAAGTATAATGCCTTTGCTTTT is a genomic window of Candidatus Thorarchaeota archaeon containing:
- a CDS encoding DEAD/DEAH box helicase — encoded protein: MVVRKTKQEWTLRVEIFSDVLRDRQLASFAGRMEFGRKSSGLLEIRKSWFVKYNKPVYIRPKNFRDILRKAEHLIIPRQQQPSFTSELKSYLERIQAPDPKIVPVCVNCLREKRLTILSRRNAVKTASEQVMCLACAGKELKIDISSLGINLSKRMEQYLLNRLAKTKSVPDIVKMISPGFDPASDPSLTKVDELEAGEAIEGRAVEKLPIPGKLKGVLKKEGLTKLLPVQEIAVQGGLFDNEDMMIVSSTSSGKTLIGELAGIPKALAGKKMLYLSPLVALTNEKYERFKRRYRQLGLRVGIRVGMSRIEVGDEGKVIVDTDVAKADVISATYEALDLVLRSGNADELGDIGTIIIDEIQNLAEQERGPELDGLLNRLEMYAPNAQKLALSATVGAPSNLADELRLKLVEYTGRPVPLERHLVFATDDKDKWRIVRRLVSAEFRTTSSAGKKGQSIVFTFSRKRCHRISDWLNEHGVSSAVYHGGLSYYERRKIEKSYSQQRYACVVTTAALGAGVDLPASQVIFESLAMGAKWLSTADFEQMLGRAGRLGKHDRGKVYLVVQPERKYHGGQDLTEDEIASDVLRGEIEEVEPFANMERSAEQILATICAAEGMELKATARHYSQLLSASVPPSDALKHLVKRRMIHVRDGKAIPTDLGLATSVSFLTPSEGMDVLRKSERMDPLEIAVMLDPFENVYFSKKVQKEINSAFRTHMPTRFFSGVFLDISDVGAEHGGASRLSRWMFELFGRWTREFFKCKCPDAPECGHPKIEFGKWVVEKRKQGLNPSDITRKLLKEYELWVYPGDMLSWLDTVIHNLQAVQRISKVAGKTDLESAIDDQIARIEKPLEDKDK
- a CDS encoding DUF131 domain-containing protein, with amino-acid sequence MQLASDYYFIAMGLIVAGIVLMLLGILWRARTRQEDSEVKSKGIILLGPIPIVWGFGEKGKIIVVILFVCVILFYLLIML